The proteins below are encoded in one region of Deltaproteobacteria bacterium:
- a CDS encoding uridine kinase, with translation MGNSLIKEKNEAGRLHIDTPLMGESLVSRQFLRKTESDDYFRMHPDVNVLKIGGQSIMDRGSKALFPIIDVLLKAKEEFKILLMTGGGTRARHVYNIGVDLGMPTGVLSKLGDKVSSQNAEMLSVLLAKHGGVRIGHGDHLEQLTMFCREGYLPITTGIPPYGFFEHPAEIGSIPPHRTDSGAFLLAENIGARSLIYLKDERGLYSDDPKKAAHIEDLKFIDRISVSELLDLDLDDLIVERPVLTFLKNSKCLKEFQIIDALRHPEHILAALRGEHVGTIVYKD, from the coding sequence ATGGGAAATTCACTGATCAAGGAAAAAAACGAGGCCGGCCGCTTGCACATCGACACCCCGCTCATGGGTGAATCCCTGGTCAGCAGACAATTTCTGCGGAAGACCGAATCCGACGACTATTTTCGGATGCACCCGGATGTGAACGTTCTCAAGATTGGCGGGCAGTCCATCATGGATCGCGGTTCCAAGGCGTTGTTTCCCATCATTGATGTCCTGCTCAAGGCCAAGGAGGAGTTCAAGATCTTGCTCATGACCGGCGGCGGCACACGGGCCCGGCACGTCTATAACATCGGCGTGGATCTCGGCATGCCGACCGGGGTTTTGTCCAAGCTGGGCGACAAGGTCTCCTCGCAGAACGCCGAGATGCTGTCCGTGCTTCTGGCCAAGCATGGCGGCGTGCGCATTGGCCACGGAGATCATCTGGAGCAGCTGACCATGTTTTGCCGCGAGGGGTATCTGCCCATCACCACGGGTATCCCGCCGTACGGTTTTTTCGAGCACCCGGCCGAAATCGGCTCCATCCCGCCGCACCGGACCGACAGTGGCGCCTTTTTGCTGGCGGAAAACATCGGGGCGCGCTCTCTGATCTATCTGAAGGACGAACGCGGCTTGTACAGCGACGATCCCAAAAAGGCGGCACATATCGAAGACCTGAAATTCATCGACCGCATTTCCGTGTCCGAGCTGCTGGACCTGGATCTGGATGATCTCATCGTCGAACGGCCTGTTTTGACATTTCTCAAAAATTCTAAATGTCTCAAGGAATTCCAGATTATCGACGCCTTGCGCCACCCCGAACACATCCTGG
- a CDS encoding sulfate permease, with product MPFRLNRMEIAGSLGDLGVLLPIAVGMILVNDLPPEGVFLAIGLYYIAAGMYFGVTTPVQPMKVIGSYGVAMGLAPEIIHASSLWVGVLLLAIGLSGAMKRLARFVPRVIIRGVQLSTGVLLMAQGARLILGTSTTQVAARSSEPFLTVSSVGGVELSWIFGAIAVLLTLFLINSRRFPAASVVVGFGFVMGLVLGDGVELGVAGVHAPDFLPDGFPGWASFSTALFVLAMPQLPMTLGNAVLANEDLAREYFGDGAKRTTGKALCVSMGLANVASFFLGGIPMCHGAGGLAAHYRFGARTAGSNVFIGGLFIIVAVVFGPEALAVAQLLPLSVLGALLVFAGAQLAMTVQDVTGRKEFFVCMAILGITLASNLALGYLAGMGLHALLKNDLFDI from the coding sequence ATGCCATTTCGTCTCAACCGGATGGAAATCGCGGGTTCCCTCGGTGATCTGGGGGTGCTGTTGCCCATCGCCGTGGGCATGATCCTGGTCAACGATCTTCCTCCCGAAGGGGTGTTTCTGGCCATCGGCCTCTATTACATCGCCGCTGGCATGTACTTTGGGGTGACCACGCCGGTTCAGCCCATGAAGGTTATCGGGTCCTATGGCGTGGCCATGGGACTGGCGCCGGAGATCATCCACGCGTCCAGCCTGTGGGTCGGCGTCCTGCTCTTGGCCATCGGGCTGAGCGGGGCCATGAAGCGGCTCGCCCGGTTCGTGCCCAGGGTTATTATCCGGGGCGTGCAGCTGTCCACGGGCGTGCTGCTCATGGCCCAGGGCGCGCGTCTGATCCTGGGCACCAGCACGACCCAGGTCGCGGCCAGATCGAGCGAACCGTTCTTGACCGTGTCGAGCGTGGGCGGGGTGGAGCTGAGTTGGATTTTTGGGGCCATTGCCGTGCTCCTGACCCTGTTTTTGATCAACAGCCGTCGTTTTCCAGCGGCGTCCGTGGTCGTGGGCTTTGGGTTTGTCATGGGGCTGGTGTTGGGCGATGGCGTGGAACTTGGCGTGGCTGGCGTGCATGCGCCGGATTTTTTGCCGGATGGTTTTCCTGGCTGGGCCTCCTTTTCGACCGCGCTCTTTGTCCTGGCCATGCCCCAGCTGCCCATGACCCTGGGCAACGCGGTTTTGGCCAACGAGGATCTGGCCCGGGAGTATTTTGGCGATGGCGCGAAGCGGACCACGGGCAAGGCCTTGTGCGTCAGCATGGGGCTGGCCAATGTGGCCAGCTTTTTCCTGGGCGGCATTCCCATGTGCCACGGCGCGGGAGGCCTGGCGGCGCATTACCGCTTCGGAGCGCGCACGGCCGGCTCCAACGTGTTCATTGGAGGTCTTTTTATCATCGTGGCGGTGGTTTTTGGCCCGGAGGCCCTGGCCGTGGCCCAGCTGCTCCCCCTGTCCGTGTTGGGGGCACTGCTTGTTTTCGCTGGCGCGCAACTGGCCATGACGGTTCAGGATGTCACCGGCCGCAAGGAATTTTTTGTCTGCATGGCCATTTTGGGGATAACCCTGGCATCCAATCTGGCTCTGGGTTATCTGGCTGGCATGGGGCTGCACGCGCTGCTCAAGAACGATCTTTTCGATATCTGA